One Vicingus serpentipes DNA window includes the following coding sequences:
- a CDS encoding penicillin-binding protein, which yields MKNLRKDILSRVYLVYAFIALFAIIILGQTINVQYVQGEEWRQKAENLTTGFKNIEAVRGNLYAADGSLLATSVPIYEVRFDVNTEALSDEVFYGEIDSLCIQLSELFPSKTKKQYKAEFISARKKGSRYHLVKRNVKYTELKELKTFHIFNRGKFKGGLIYTQQNKRVRPFEVLAARTIGYEREGVKPVGLEGAYTKDLSGVNGKRLMQKIAGGVWMPISDDNEVEPQDGSDVYTTIDINIQDVAENALRKQLEMHAADHGCVALMEVSTGQIKAIANLSLTKSGTYYETYNYMIGESTEPGSVFKLPALMAAFEDGYVSLDDMVNTEDGTTKFYDKTMRDSHKGGFGIISVKRAFEVSSNVAISKLINENYADKPQQFVDRLYKMNLNKRLGIEVAGEGMPLIKSTDDESWSGVSLPWMSIGYESHLTPLQILTFYNAVANNGKMVKPMFVKQIKHRGKVVKDFKTEVINNSICSKKTIEMAQEMLLGVVEEGTARNLKNSTYKIAGKTGTAQIANDKYGYKYESKISHQASFVGYFPADNPKYTCIVVVNAPSRNVFYGNLVAGPIFKEVADKVYANSISIHAALKKKESYAASKIPYAKDGYYDDLAKIYKELGVKTKTSQKVNEWVKVSTGANEVQVYHKKVAPIYIPDVTGLSVKDAVFLLENQGLVVKFSGSGTVKKQSINPGEKAVKGAKIILELV from the coding sequence ATGAAGAACCTAAGAAAAGACATATTATCTAGGGTTTATTTAGTGTATGCTTTTATAGCGCTTTTTGCGATAATTATTCTTGGGCAAACAATTAATGTGCAGTATGTGCAAGGAGAAGAATGGAGGCAAAAGGCTGAGAATTTAACAACCGGATTTAAGAATATTGAAGCTGTTAGAGGAAATTTATATGCTGCTGATGGAAGTCTTTTGGCTACTTCAGTACCTATTTATGAGGTGCGATTTGATGTGAATACAGAGGCATTAAGTGATGAGGTATTTTATGGAGAGATTGATTCTTTGTGTATTCAGCTTAGTGAGTTATTTCCTTCTAAAACTAAAAAGCAATACAAAGCGGAATTTATTTCTGCTAGAAAAAAAGGTTCTAGGTATCATTTGGTAAAAAGGAATGTGAAATACACGGAATTAAAGGAGTTGAAAACGTTTCACATTTTTAATAGAGGAAAGTTTAAAGGAGGGTTGATTTATACACAGCAAAATAAACGAGTAAGACCTTTTGAGGTTTTGGCTGCAAGAACAATTGGTTATGAAAGAGAAGGGGTAAAACCTGTTGGCTTGGAGGGTGCATACACAAAAGATTTAAGTGGTGTAAATGGGAAGCGGTTAATGCAAAAAATTGCTGGTGGTGTTTGGATGCCAATCAGTGATGATAATGAGGTTGAACCACAAGATGGAAGTGATGTTTATACGACTATCGATATTAATATTCAGGATGTTGCTGAAAACGCATTGAGAAAGCAATTGGAAATGCATGCTGCTGATCATGGTTGTGTGGCGTTGATGGAGGTTTCTACTGGTCAAATTAAAGCAATTGCAAATTTAAGTTTAACGAAAAGTGGAACATATTATGAGACCTATAACTATATGATTGGTGAGAGTACTGAGCCAGGTTCTGTATTTAAGTTGCCAGCATTAATGGCTGCTTTTGAAGATGGTTATGTGTCATTAGATGATATGGTGAATACTGAAGATGGAACTACTAAGTTTTATGATAAAACCATGAGAGATTCTCATAAAGGAGGGTTTGGAATAATATCGGTAAAGAGAGCATTTGAGGTTTCTTCGAATGTTGCTATTTCGAAATTAATAAATGAAAATTATGCAGATAAGCCTCAGCAGTTTGTTGATAGGCTTTATAAAATGAATTTAAATAAAAGATTGGGAATAGAGGTTGCTGGAGAAGGCATGCCTTTAATTAAAAGTACTGATGACGAGAGTTGGTCAGGTGTTTCTTTGCCTTGGATGTCTATTGGGTACGAATCACATTTAACACCATTACAGATTCTAACTTTTTATAATGCCGTAGCTAATAATGGTAAAATGGTAAAGCCAATGTTTGTAAAGCAAATAAAGCATAGAGGTAAAGTTGTGAAAGATTTTAAGACGGAGGTAATAAATAATTCTATATGCTCTAAGAAAACGATTGAAATGGCTCAAGAAATGCTGCTTGGAGTTGTGGAAGAAGGGACTGCTCGAAATTTAAAAAATTCAACATATAAAATTGCTGGTAAAACTGGAACTGCTCAAATAGCAAATGATAAGTATGGCTATAAGTATGAGTCTAAAATTAGTCACCAAGCTTCTTTTGTTGGTTATTTTCCTGCTGACAACCCAAAATACACTTGTATAGTTGTTGTTAATGCTCCATCAAGAAATGTGTTCTATGGAAATTTAGTTGCAGGACCAATCTTTAAAGAGGTGGCTGATAAGGTTTATGCAAACAGTATATCTATTCATGCAGCTTTAAAGAAGAAAGAAAGTTATGCAGCTTCAAAAATTCCTTACGCTAAAGATGGGTATTATGATGATTTGGCAAAAATTTATAAAGAGTTAGGGGTGAAAACCAAAACATCTCAAAAAGTAAATGAATGGGTTAAGGTAAGTACTGGAGCAAATGAGGTTCAGGTTTATCATAAAAAAGTAGCTCCAATTTATATTCCAGATGTTACAGGGTTGAGTGTAAAGGATGCCGTTTTCCTGCTTGAAAATCAAGGATTAGTTGTTAAGTTTTCTGGCTCAGGTACAGTTAAAAAACAATCTATAAACCCAGGTGAAAAAGCAGTAAAAGGAGCTAAAATTATATTGGAATTAGTGTAA
- a CDS encoding UDP-N-acetylmuramoyl-L-alanyl-D-glutamate--2,6-diaminopimelate ligase has protein sequence MKLLKDILYKAGIANVVGSTNVAVEKICFDSREVEKLSLFVAVSGTQVDGHQFIDLAIEKGAQAIVCQIMPEKLIDGVTYVEVEDSSRALGVIASNFYDNPSLEIELVGVTGTNGKTTTATLLHDLFTQLGLKSGLLSTVINKIGVKPIVSTHTTPDAIQLNALLRKMVEEDCKYCFMEVSSHAIHQNRIAGVEFKGAVFTNITHDHLDYHKTFSEYIKAKKLFFDGLSDSAFALVNKDDKNGLVMMQNTKAKQYTYALKSMADYTCKIMENDFSGMLLNIAGNEVWTKLIGGFNAYNMLAIYSVADLLGIEKLEILTAISKLVSVDGRFQYIKSENEVAGIVDYAHTPDALKNVLKTINDIRTGNEQVITVVGCGGDRDKEKRPVMAGIACEMSDKVILTSDNPRSENPDEIIKDMRAGVEAIHFKKVLAISNREEAIKTACSLAETGDIILVAGKGHEKYQEINGVKLPFDDLQVLNQTFEILKK, from the coding sequence ATGAAACTATTAAAAGACATATTATATAAAGCAGGTATTGCAAACGTAGTTGGTTCTACGAATGTTGCAGTAGAAAAGATTTGTTTTGATTCTAGAGAAGTAGAGAAGCTAAGTTTATTTGTTGCAGTTTCTGGTACACAAGTGGATGGTCATCAATTTATTGATTTGGCTATTGAAAAAGGTGCTCAAGCAATTGTATGTCAGATAATGCCTGAGAAATTAATAGATGGAGTTACTTATGTTGAAGTTGAGGATAGTAGTAGGGCTTTAGGAGTTATAGCGTCCAATTTTTATGATAATCCATCTTTAGAAATTGAGCTTGTTGGTGTTACTGGAACAAACGGTAAGACAACTACCGCAACATTGTTACATGATTTGTTTACTCAGTTAGGGTTGAAGTCAGGTCTTCTATCTACAGTAATAAATAAAATAGGGGTTAAGCCGATAGTTTCAACTCATACAACTCCAGATGCAATTCAGTTGAATGCCTTGTTAAGGAAAATGGTTGAAGAGGATTGTAAATATTGCTTTATGGAAGTTAGTTCTCATGCTATTCATCAAAATAGAATTGCCGGAGTTGAGTTTAAAGGTGCTGTTTTTACAAATATTACGCATGATCATTTAGATTATCATAAAACATTTAGTGAATACATAAAAGCGAAAAAATTATTTTTTGACGGTTTGAGTGATTCTGCCTTTGCATTAGTGAATAAAGATGATAAGAATGGATTAGTAATGATGCAAAATACTAAGGCAAAACAATACACATATGCCTTAAAAAGTATGGCAGATTACACCTGTAAAATTATGGAAAATGATTTTTCAGGTATGTTGTTAAATATAGCTGGAAATGAAGTTTGGACAAAGTTAATTGGAGGGTTTAACGCTTATAACATGTTGGCAATTTATAGCGTCGCAGACTTGTTGGGAATAGAAAAATTAGAAATCTTAACAGCAATTAGTAAGCTGGTTTCAGTTGATGGTAGATTTCAATATATAAAATCTGAGAATGAAGTTGCTGGAATAGTTGATTATGCTCATACACCAGATGCGTTGAAAAATGTACTTAAAACGATAAACGACATTAGAACAGGAAATGAACAAGTAATTACTGTTGTAGGATGTGGTGGAGATAGAGATAAAGAAAAGCGACCAGTTATGGCTGGTATTGCTTGTGAAATGAGCGATAAAGTAATTCTTACTTCTGATAATCCTAGGAGTGAAAATCCGGATGAAATTATTAAAGATATGCGAGCTGGAGTTGAAGCAATACACTTTAAAAAAGTGTTGGCAATCTCAAATAGAGAAGAAGCTATAAAAACAGCTTGTTCATTAGCCGAAACGGGAGATATAATATTAGTGGCTGGTAAAGGGCACGAAAAATACCAAGAAATAAATGGGGTTAAATTACCTTTTGACGATTTGCAAGTACTTAACCAAACTTTCGAAATACTAAAAAAATAA
- the mraY gene encoding phospho-N-acetylmuramoyl-pentapeptide-transferase has translation MLYYLFTYLNELDIPGAGVFQYITFRAAFALIASLIISMIIGKKIIQRLQLLQVGEIVRDLGLEGQVQKQGTPTMGGLIILAAILIPTLLFAKLDNIYIILMIVSTIMLGAIGFIDDYIKVFKKNKEGLAGRFKVLGQIAVGIVVGTVLYFNQDVVVKQKIYNENAPAHVSYEIQNDVEKQLVENYKWEEVKSTVTTIPFVKNNEFNYSKLTSWMGDYAGVAGGILFILIVVVIITAVSNGANMTDGLDGLATGTSAIIGVTLAVFAYVSGNTVFADYLNIMYIPNSGELVIYIAAFVGACVGFLWYNSYPAQVFMGDTGSLALGGIIAVFSFAVRKELLIPLLCGIFLVENLSVMIQVGYFKYTKKRFGEGKRVFLMAPLHHHFQKKNMHEAKIVSRFWIVGIMLALLTFVTLKIR, from the coding sequence ATGCTGTATTACTTATTTACATATTTAAATGAATTAGATATTCCTGGAGCTGGAGTTTTCCAGTACATTACATTTAGAGCAGCTTTTGCTTTAATAGCTTCTTTAATTATATCTATGATAATTGGTAAAAAGATTATTCAAAGATTACAGCTTTTGCAGGTTGGAGAAATTGTAAGAGACTTAGGTTTAGAAGGACAAGTTCAGAAGCAAGGTACACCAACAATGGGAGGTCTAATTATTTTGGCGGCAATACTAATACCTACCTTATTATTTGCCAAACTAGATAATATCTATATTATTTTAATGATTGTTTCAACGATAATGCTGGGAGCAATAGGGTTTATTGATGATTATATAAAGGTTTTCAAAAAGAATAAAGAAGGATTAGCTGGTAGATTTAAGGTGTTAGGGCAAATCGCAGTCGGAATTGTTGTTGGAACAGTGCTTTATTTCAATCAAGATGTAGTTGTAAAACAAAAAATATATAACGAAAATGCACCTGCTCATGTGAGTTATGAAATTCAAAACGACGTTGAAAAACAATTAGTAGAAAATTATAAATGGGAAGAGGTAAAGTCAACAGTTACAACAATCCCATTTGTAAAAAATAATGAGTTTAACTATTCAAAGCTGACCTCATGGATGGGTGATTACGCAGGTGTCGCTGGGGGTATTTTGTTCATATTAATAGTTGTTGTGATTATTACGGCTGTTTCTAATGGAGCTAATATGACTGATGGTTTAGATGGTTTGGCAACTGGTACTTCAGCAATAATAGGAGTAACGCTGGCTGTATTCGCCTACGTTTCGGGTAATACAGTTTTTGCTGATTATTTAAATATTATGTACATACCTAACTCGGGTGAGTTGGTAATTTATATAGCTGCGTTTGTTGGAGCATGTGTAGGCTTCTTGTGGTATAATTCTTATCCTGCTCAAGTTTTTATGGGAGATACGGGCAGTTTGGCTTTGGGTGGTATAATAGCAGTATTCTCGTTTGCGGTAAGAAAAGAATTATTAATTCCATTGTTGTGTGGTATTTTCTTAGTTGAAAATCTATCAGTAATGATACAGGTTGGTTATTTCAAGTACACAAAAAAACGATTTGGAGAAGGTAAAAGAGTGTTTTTAATGGCTCCATTGCATCATCATTTTCAGAAAAAAAATATGCATGAAGCAAAAATTGTTTCAAGGTTTTGGATTGTAGGAATTATGTTGGCACTGTTAACATTTGTTACACTTAAAATTAGATAA
- the murD gene encoding UDP-N-acetylmuramoyl-L-alanine--D-glutamate ligase, whose product MSRIAILGGGESGVGAAILAKNKGYEVFVSDKGEIKEKYKSVLKNIGVEFEEGEHTESKIFNATTVVKSPGIPDTVAMILQLKEKGIEVISEIEFAGRYTKAKFIGITGSNGKTTTTLLTYHMLKKAGLNVGLAGNVGESLAKQVAEYDKDIYVLELSSFQLDGMYDFKVDIAILLNITPDHLDRYEYKFENYVNSKFRILQNQDEQCHFIYCKDDEAIQGYLSQNKVKAIQHPFSIKTITEKGAYIENEKLIININNIFEMTIQSLALQGKHNLYNSMASGMTGRVLELKKEVIRESLTDFQNVEHRLEFVAKIHGIDFINDSKATNINSTWYALESFQNPIIWVVGGVDKGNDYEMLKEMVGEKVKAIVCLGKDNTKIHEAFAGVIDTIVDAGSAYEAVKLAYGLGKSGDTVLLSPACASFDLFENYEDRGQQFKSAVKGL is encoded by the coding sequence GTGAGTAGAATTGCAATATTGGGTGGAGGAGAAAGTGGTGTTGGTGCTGCAATATTGGCAAAAAATAAAGGGTATGAAGTTTTTGTTTCTGATAAAGGAGAAATAAAAGAAAAATACAAAAGCGTTCTTAAAAATATTGGAGTTGAATTTGAAGAAGGAGAACATACTGAAAGCAAAATATTTAATGCTACAACAGTTGTAAAAAGCCCTGGAATTCCTGATACAGTTGCGATGATTTTGCAATTAAAAGAAAAGGGAATAGAAGTTATTTCTGAGATAGAATTTGCCGGTAGATATACAAAAGCAAAATTTATTGGGATAACTGGTAGTAATGGTAAAACAACAACAACATTGTTGACTTATCACATGCTAAAAAAAGCAGGGTTAAATGTTGGTTTGGCAGGTAATGTTGGAGAAAGTTTAGCAAAGCAAGTGGCTGAATACGATAAAGACATTTATGTTTTAGAGTTGAGTAGTTTTCAGTTGGATGGGATGTATGATTTTAAAGTGGATATCGCCATTTTATTAAACATCACGCCCGACCATTTAGATAGATATGAATATAAATTCGAAAACTATGTTAATTCAAAGTTTAGAATTCTTCAAAATCAAGATGAGCAGTGTCATTTTATTTATTGTAAAGATGATGAGGCAATTCAAGGTTACTTAAGCCAGAATAAGGTAAAAGCAATTCAACACCCATTTAGTATAAAAACAATCACCGAAAAAGGTGCTTATATAGAAAACGAAAAATTAATTATTAATATAAATAACATATTTGAAATGACGATTCAAAGTTTAGCATTACAAGGAAAGCACAACTTGTACAATTCTATGGCATCTGGTATGACAGGAAGAGTTTTAGAACTCAAAAAAGAAGTAATAAGAGAAAGTTTAACCGATTTCCAAAACGTGGAACATAGGTTAGAATTTGTAGCAAAAATTCATGGCATTGATTTTATCAATGATTCGAAAGCAACAAATATCAACTCAACTTGGTATGCTTTAGAATCTTTTCAAAATCCAATTATTTGGGTTGTTGGAGGCGTTGATAAAGGAAACGACTATGAAATGCTTAAAGAAATGGTTGGTGAAAAAGTAAAAGCTATTGTTTGTTTAGGAAAAGACAATACTAAAATTCATGAAGCTTTTGCAGGAGTAATTGATACAATTGTAGATGCTGGTTCGGCTTATGAAGCTGTAAAATTAGCTTATGGATTAGGTAAAAGTGGTGATACTGTTTTGTTATCTCCAGCTTGCGCTAGTTTTGATTTATTTGAAAATTATGAAGACAGAGGACAACAGTTTAAGTCAGCTGTAAAAGGATTATAA
- a CDS encoding FtsW/RodA/SpoVE family cell cycle protein: MNFVDKYIKGDKVIWSVVLLLAILSVLAVYSSIVTLAYKYKGGDTMYYLFKHVVILVVGFGLMILAHKVNYKYYSRISQVALYLSIPLLLLTLVTGANINDASRWLVIPVINQTFQTSDLAKLALIMYLARLLSKRQDQIKDFKEAFIPIMIPVMLVCGLILPANFSTAAMLFTTSLIIMFIGRINLKYILSLIGIGVGTLMILLLIGKSNPDLLPRMGTWAKRIETFTGEGSKDANYQAEQAKIAIATGYPFGKGPGGSTQRNFLPHPYSDFIYAIILEEYGLLGGVFVIMLYLILFFRGIKIASKSEQTFGSLLAIGLSFSLVFQAMINMAVAVNLFPVTGQPLPLVSMGGTSIWFTCLAIGIILSVSKTSDSSDLKIKNTANVEI, encoded by the coding sequence ATGAATTTTGTAGATAAATACATAAAGGGTGATAAAGTAATTTGGTCAGTAGTTTTATTGCTGGCTATTTTATCGGTGTTAGCTGTATATAGTTCTATTGTAACCTTAGCATACAAATATAAAGGAGGTGATACAATGTATTACCTCTTTAAACATGTTGTTATTCTTGTTGTTGGTTTTGGATTAATGATTTTAGCCCACAAAGTAAATTATAAATATTATTCCCGAATTTCCCAAGTAGCACTTTATTTATCAATTCCATTGCTATTGCTAACATTAGTTACTGGAGCGAATATAAATGATGCTAGTCGTTGGTTGGTAATACCTGTTATTAATCAAACGTTTCAAACTTCCGATTTAGCGAAGTTGGCTTTGATTATGTATTTAGCTCGTTTGTTATCAAAGCGACAAGATCAAATTAAAGATTTTAAAGAAGCTTTTATTCCTATAATGATACCAGTAATGTTAGTTTGTGGTTTGATTTTACCTGCAAACTTTTCTACAGCAGCAATGCTTTTTACTACTAGTTTAATCATTATGTTTATAGGTAGAATTAACTTAAAATATATTTTAAGTTTAATAGGAATAGGTGTTGGAACATTAATGATTTTATTGCTTATAGGTAAATCAAATCCAGATTTATTACCAAGAATGGGTACATGGGCAAAACGGATAGAGACTTTCACTGGAGAAGGTTCTAAAGATGCAAATTATCAAGCAGAGCAGGCGAAGATTGCAATCGCAACAGGTTATCCATTTGGAAAAGGGCCTGGAGGAAGTACTCAGCGAAACTTCTTGCCACACCCTTATTCTGATTTTATTTATGCAATTATACTTGAAGAATACGGACTGTTAGGAGGGGTTTTTGTTATTATGTTATATCTCATTTTATTTTTTAGGGGTATTAAAATTGCATCAAAATCAGAACAGACTTTTGGCTCCTTGCTAGCCATAGGTCTGTCTTTTAGTCTCGTCTTTCAAGCAATGATAAATATGGCTGTTGCTGTTAATTTATTTCCAGTAACCGGTCAGCCTTTACCATTAGTAAGTATGGGAGGAACCTCAATATGGTTTACTTGTTTGGCAATAGGAATAATATTAAGTGTAAGTAAAACTTCTGATTCTTCAGATCTTAAAATAAAAAATACCGCTAATGTCGAAATTTAG
- the murG gene encoding undecaprenyldiphospho-muramoylpentapeptide beta-N-acetylglucosaminyltransferase encodes MSKFRVIISGGGTGGHIFPAIAIANALKERYPETEILFVGAEGKMEMEKVPAAGYNIIGLPIVGLQRRLTLQNLKVPFKLLASLSKAKKIIKEFKPDVVVGVGGYASGPLLKVATKMGIPALLQEQNSYPGITNKILAKKVKTICVAYDGMDQFFPKEKIILTGNPVRQDIKNLSSKRDRGLEHFKLDASKKTVLIIGGSLGARTINESINAGLNYFAENNIQLVWQTGKWYADQAALSVKKYEGKGIYTMPFISKMDYAYAVADVVISRAGALSVSELCLTEKPSILVPSPNVAEDHQTKNAMALVNQNAAILVKDVDAKNQLIIELEKLMKDEVMQDKLRVNIARIAQKDAANIIAAEVVKLIKR; translated from the coding sequence ATGTCGAAATTTAGAGTTATCATAAGTGGAGGAGGAACCGGGGGGCATATTTTCCCTGCAATTGCAATTGCAAATGCATTAAAAGAACGATACCCAGAAACCGAAATTTTATTTGTAGGAGCTGAAGGAAAAATGGAAATGGAAAAGGTGCCAGCTGCAGGGTATAATATTATAGGATTGCCTATAGTTGGATTACAGCGAAGGTTAACTCTTCAAAATTTAAAAGTTCCTTTTAAGCTGTTGGCAAGTCTTTCAAAAGCAAAAAAAATAATAAAAGAATTTAAGCCAGATGTGGTGGTTGGTGTTGGAGGATATGCTAGTGGTCCATTATTAAAAGTTGCTACTAAAATGGGAATACCAGCTTTGCTACAAGAGCAAAACTCATATCCAGGAATAACAAATAAAATTTTAGCTAAAAAAGTTAAAACAATTTGCGTGGCTTATGATGGTATGGATCAATTTTTCCCAAAAGAAAAAATTATATTAACGGGTAATCCTGTTCGTCAAGATATTAAAAACTTAAGTAGTAAAAGAGATAGAGGGTTGGAGCATTTTAAATTAGATGCTTCGAAAAAAACGGTTTTAATTATTGGGGGTAGCTTAGGAGCAAGAACAATTAATGAAAGCATTAATGCTGGATTGAATTATTTTGCTGAAAACAATATCCAACTCGTGTGGCAAACTGGTAAGTGGTATGCTGATCAGGCAGCTCTTTCTGTTAAGAAATATGAGGGGAAAGGAATTTATACAATGCCTTTTATTAGTAAAATGGATTACGCATATGCTGTTGCAGATGTTGTTATTTCAAGAGCGGGAGCTTTGTCGGTTTCTGAATTATGCTTAACTGAAAAGCCTTCGATTTTGGTTCCATCTCCTAATGTTGCAGAAGATCACCAAACAAAAAATGCAATGGCATTGGTTAATCAAAATGCTGCCATTTTGGTGAAGGATGTTGATGCTAAAAATCAATTGATTATTGAGCTTGAAAAGCTGATGAAGGATGAAGTGATGCAAGATAAATTAAGAGTAAATATTGCGCGTATTGCACAAAAAGACGCTGCAAATATTATTGCTGCAGAGGTTGTGAAATTAATTAAGAGGTAA
- the murC gene encoding UDP-N-acetylmuramate--L-alanine ligase → MKISDVNNVYFLGVGGIGMSALARYFLAQGCKVYGYDKTETALTIELVKEGVEVHYVEDVDCIPNQFKSENNHSLVIYTPAIPKDNKEFVYFQQNEIKLYKRSEVLGLITQSYFTIAVAGTHGKTTTSSMVAHVLTSCGVDCVAFLGGISLNFNSNLVLNDNAKIVVVEADEFDRSFLTLSPNIALITSVDADHLDIYGDHNEMCKTYQDFVNKINAEGILITKPELKKELVFQNTKTYSINQKADYFTDSITIENGKYNIGINNQQKVELGLAGVHNVENALGAFAIANELGIENDKIREALNSYRGVKRRFEYHVNKQDIVYIDDYAHHPEELKFAIQSAKELYPTKKITAVFQPHLYSRTRDFIEEFAESLSMLDELILLDIYPARELPIEGINSQLLLDKTTCKKKKLVKKSALVDYIVNSDLEVLLTLGAGDIDVFVSQIKEKLLAYNKAKA, encoded by the coding sequence GTGAAAATTAGTGATGTAAATAACGTTTATTTTTTAGGTGTTGGCGGCATTGGTATGAGCGCTTTGGCTCGTTATTTTTTAGCGCAAGGCTGTAAAGTTTATGGATATGATAAAACGGAAACAGCATTAACTATAGAGCTTGTAAAAGAGGGTGTTGAAGTGCATTATGTAGAAGATGTAGATTGCATTCCAAATCAATTTAAATCAGAAAATAATCATTCACTTGTAATATATACTCCTGCAATACCTAAAGACAATAAAGAGTTTGTTTATTTTCAGCAAAATGAGATAAAGCTTTATAAGCGTTCAGAAGTGTTAGGTTTAATAACTCAGAGTTATTTTACAATAGCTGTTGCTGGTACTCATGGTAAAACAACAACATCTTCTATGGTGGCTCATGTGTTAACTTCTTGCGGTGTAGATTGTGTTGCTTTTTTAGGGGGGATAAGTTTAAACTTCAATTCTAATTTGGTGTTGAATGATAATGCAAAAATTGTGGTGGTTGAAGCTGATGAATTTGATCGTTCATTTTTAACCTTATCGCCTAATATTGCGCTTATTACTTCTGTTGATGCAGATCATTTAGATATTTATGGTGATCATAACGAGATGTGTAAAACCTATCAGGATTTTGTAAACAAGATTAATGCTGAAGGGATCTTGATTACTAAGCCAGAATTAAAAAAGGAATTGGTATTTCAAAATACAAAAACATATTCTATCAATCAGAAAGCAGATTATTTTACAGATAGTATTACCATAGAAAACGGGAAATATAATATAGGAATTAATAATCAACAAAAAGTTGAGTTAGGATTGGCAGGAGTTCATAATGTTGAAAATGCTTTAGGAGCTTTTGCAATTGCAAATGAATTAGGTATAGAAAATGATAAAATACGAGAGGCGTTAAACTCATACAGAGGAGTTAAGCGGAGGTTTGAATATCATGTAAATAAGCAGGACATTGTTTATATTGATGATTATGCACATCACCCTGAAGAGTTGAAATTTGCAATACAATCAGCAAAAGAATTATACCCAACAAAAAAAATAACGGCCGTTTTTCAGCCTCATTTATACTCTAGAACACGAGATTTTATAGAAGAGTTTGCTGAAAGTTTATCGATGTTAGATGAGTTGATTTTGTTAGATATTTACCCAGCTAGAGAGTTGCCAATTGAAGGAATTAATTCACAATTGTTATTAGATAAAACCACTTGTAAAAAGAAAAAATTGGTTAAAAAATCTGCTTTGGTAGATTATATAGTTAATAGCGATTTAGAAGTTTTATTAACTCTTGGAGCTGGTGATATAGATGTTTTTGTGAGTCAGATTAAAGAAAAACTATTAGCCTATAATAAGGCAAAAGCATAA
- a CDS encoding cell division protein FtsQ/DivIB: MNKILQIILWIITIVAIVVVLSFVNKSQKSRVFDAEQVRVNIDYETENRFVDEDGVKSYVFNVKDTTNKLLGDFDVLNIEQKISGNSAIKDAQVYKTIDGKIIVNVKQRRPIARVFTRNESYYIDEYGSLMPLSNNYTSRVVVISGILNEPFASRYKFNYQNLPDSLSSKTLLDDLFILTNYIDKSSFWKAQIEQVYVNKDLDLELIPKVGNHKIVLGGVDNLDNKFSRLMVFYKKALPKTGWNEYSEINLKFKNQIVCTKIYN; the protein is encoded by the coding sequence ATGAATAAAATTTTACAAATAATACTTTGGATAATTACAATAGTTGCTATTGTGGTTGTATTAAGTTTTGTAAATAAAAGTCAAAAAAGTAGAGTCTTTGATGCAGAGCAAGTTCGAGTTAATATTGATTATGAAACAGAAAATAGATTTGTAGATGAAGATGGCGTAAAATCTTATGTATTTAATGTAAAAGATACAACGAATAAACTTCTAGGTGATTTTGATGTGTTGAATATAGAACAAAAAATTAGTGGGAATTCAGCAATTAAAGATGCACAAGTTTATAAAACGATTGATGGTAAAATAATTGTAAATGTTAAGCAAAGAAGACCAATTGCAAGGGTTTTTACTCGAAATGAAAGTTATTACATTGACGAATATGGCAGCTTGATGCCTTTATCAAATAATTATACCTCTAGGGTTGTTGTTATAAGTGGGATATTAAATGAACCTTTTGCTTCGAGGTATAAATTTAACTACCAAAATTTGCCAGATAGTTTATCATCAAAAACCTTGCTTGACGATTTGTTTATTTTGACTAACTATATAGATAAATCCTCGTTTTGGAAAGCCCAAATTGAACAAGTGTATGTTAATAAAGATTTGGATTTGGAGTTAATACCAAAGGTAGGAAATCATAAAATTGTATTAGGAGGCGTAGATAATTTAGATAATAAGTTTTCAAGACTTATGGTTTTTTATAAAAAAGCGCTTCCTAAAACAGGTTGGAATGAATATTCAGAAATAAACTTAAAGTTTAAAAACCAAATAGTGTGCACAAAAATTTATAATTAA